GGGAAGTCAGTTAAAGTGAAGCCTGATTTTGAAACACTCATCCATGTTTCCCAGGTTCGTTTATACTTTTAATTCAGTTTCATGATTAGTTAGTTGTGTAgttttctttaattgtttttttcttgtttctgtTGTGTAATAGGCATCACTTGAtaaagggaagaagggagaAACCGCTTTGTTGTATGTGACGGTTGATGGGAAGAAGCTTGTGATGGGAACCCTCTCTCAAGGCAACATTCCTCAGATTAGCTTCGATCTCGTCTTTGAGAAAGAGTTTGAGCTTTCCCACAGTTTGGAGAGCGGGAGTGTCCACTTTGTCGGATACAAATCCCCCAACATGCCCGAAGACGAGGAGGACTTCTCTGATtcagaagaggaggaggaagctgCAGCAGTTCCTGCAGCTGTCACTGTCAAGGCTGACTCGAAACCAAAGGCCAAGCCTGCTGAGGCAGTGAAGCCTGaatcagatgatgatgatgatgatgagtctgGCGAGGAGGATGATTCTGAAGAGGATGGGTCAGACTCTGAGAAAGGAGTGAGTGGTTCTATCtatgatttgtgtttttttgtctaCCTTTGATAATATATTGTACAAGACTGACAATTCTCTATGgtgatgatatttttttgtagatGGATGTTGACGAGGATGATTCAGAGGATGAAGATGATtctgaggatgaagatgatgagacCCCTAAGAAGCCTGTGGTGTCCAACAAAAAGCGGCCTAATGAATCTGCTGCTTCCAAAGCATCTCTTTCAGCAAAGAAGGCAAAACCAGCTACACCACACCCGGCTAAAAAGGGTGGAAAGAGTCCTGTGAATGCTAACCAGAGCCCTAAATCTGGAGGTCAATCACCCTCCGGTGCTGGTTCTAACAAGAAGTGAgagtcttttctttctttctttgagcTTAATGATTTATTCTTTTTAGGTTGAACCGTTTGATGATGGTAGTTTGATGAATGGTGTGCACAGGCAATTCAATTCTGGCAAGCAATTTGGTTCTAACAACAAGGGCAAAGGAAAAGGAAAGGGCAGAGCCTAAGTTTTGAAGTTGGGAGTTCTGGATGAAAGAAactggtttttgtttttatttttatttttttgttgtcttaagattttttatctaaattGCAATTTTATAACTATTATGTAATTTCAGTATGAAAAGTGCTGGATTGAGAAAGAATACTTTTTTGAATCATGAAACCACTTTACCATCATTTTATTGACTAACTATTACCGTTTAAGCATGAAGTTAATTTCCTTCTAATTTCATAATCTGAATTGAATATTATTTTCCATCAAAGATCTAACCAAATTAAATCACaacagaaatataaaattttccaaaCCAGAGTAAAACCAATCTTTGTTCCTTAATCACAAAGTGACAAAACCAACAagctaaaatataaataaactccAACCAAACTGAATTGAACCTTgactctaaaatataaataaactccAACTAAACCGAATTGAACTGAAAATTGACTGCTATGAGTCTTAACCGTCTACTAGACAAATACCAATAtgaactaaattttaaataataatttaaatacatcTTAATTAATTgtcttaacaaaatatttttttaaatacaatcaattaatttcatatatataaaactattttcaaaattttagatattaatgtacatgaataatataaaattgacataagaatatataacaattcaaataattatttacttattgtgttattaataatttatattcgCTAAAAATCCGaagatacaaaacaaaatttaatattgtatataacaaaaaaataaatcacatttaaaacaaataataatccaatattaatattataatatttaaaaatctagtATTAAAAGGTCTTCAAAAATACAGACATTCATCAATTCTAAAACCAGAGTAAAATCCATTTCTTGTTCTTAAAATTGAAACTGCGTgtattaaaaaaagttgtagTATCTTTTCATACTTTGACAAGCCTCTTCTCCTAACTCTTCAAGGTCAACAACTACTTCACAAGAAGGAGAGCATCTCCTCAATCTCAAGAGTTCCATCAAGATGTTTGACTCTTCGTTCATTCTCCCACGACGCAGACACATCTTAAACTTCTTGAGCACCGCAGAGTTCTCCAGGAAGTACTTCACAAGTTCGATTTCACTTACTACTCCTCCTATCGGTCTTCTTGTCTCAACGTACTCCAGGGATGATCTTAAACATTCCGGAACTGATGATGAGAAAATAAGTAGTCCCTCTTTCCTAAATTCTTTTAACTCCTGCACATAAAATCATTCAAGAAATATATAACTATAGCatcagttttatattttatcatataatGATGTGaataaaaccatataataaaaatgtataaagtttCATTACCAAAACAATGGATTTGAGATTTGGACAGCTCTCAAGAAGGTTTGGCAAATTTCCCAAATCAGAGTTATGCAAGACCGCATGTAATCTGATCAAGTAAGGAAACAGAGGCAGTTGTTCATGTTTCAAGTAGAGCCATATGCCCTTCAAAAACACAGTAAGAAAAACATTTCATTCAAAATGCTTAATTAAACAAATCCATCGAcacatatttgtaaatatttgcaTACCTCTAAAGTTGTTTGACTTATGGTCATGTCCCTTACGTTCGAGAGCATGgtgaagaaacttctcactACACTTTTCTTTGAGGAGCCAATTAGATTAGCTAGATCACTGTCCACTTCAAAACTGATATCAATGTTTACCTTGTCAGGTGACCTCAAATTGCTTATTACATAACATGCTAACTGTTTATCTTGAAGACTCAAATAGCTGAGTCCAGGAGCATCGATCACAGCAACCCTACAAGCTTTGTACCACCACTCCTTACCATTAAGAACAACTACGAGACTCTTTAATGACTGAGAACGCACTCGTAAAATATCAAAGTCGTACTCTGTATTTCCTTTTCTAACAAATGTTAAATCTTCAAGAACCGGGCAAGATGAGATAAGCTTCTCAAGAAGAGCATCACTAGCGTATGTGTTGTCTACTAAATGCAAGGTCTTGAGACAAGGTAGAGAAACATACTCGGAATCAGCCAATGACACGTTACGGAGTTTCAAGGATACAAGAGTCTCGCAGGTGTAGATGCTTAGTGGAATTATCTTTAAATTCCAAGGATGTAAGAAGATATCTAGATGTTGAACTTTACGTGTAGCTGCAATGTCGATCCACATTGTTATCAAGTAATAGGGATCAAGATAACCTCTCGCAAAAGCAAGGTCCCATGATGATGACTCACTAGAGATATCTTGAATAGGTCGTCGTCTCCCAAAGTTCAAATCAAGTTTGAGCTTGTGTAAGCATGATGAGCCCTTAGAGAAATCTAGAAACGTAGAGATGAAGCTTGCAAAGGCAGTGAAGTTAGGGAAATCATCAGTGTGCAAATCCAAGAGAGGTATACAAAGCCAAATATTTCTCCATCTGGTGGACAAAACACTAGTCATAACAGCCGTTTTTGTAGGAACATCAGAGAGTATCTCACATAGCAAGTGGTCGGGTAAGAAGCTTATCTTGTCTTCTCCAGTTCTGCGACGACATGCTACTCCTCTCTCGCTCATTGTTTTGTTTCAGGTTCAGACACAAGATCTGCACCACAGTACGAAACTGAAAGACCTTAACACAAAAGCTATTTGAATCTTCGGTTAAAATACACATTAGAGAGTAATATATATGCAACATTGCGCTAGAGTATAATGAACATGAATACATTCAAAAGTAGAGGAGTGAAGAAATCTAAGCAGGGTAAACTTAGAGAACAAGCAATATTGCTTAATGGATCAGGGTTTCGAATTTATATAGAGAAGTGTATAGTAAGATTGTTGAAGAAAGAAGGTCTAACCACACTGGAGCGCTCTCGTTGCCTCCCAGATTCACCGGTAGCTTCGGCAGATTCGTCTTCTAGGGTTTGGACTTCTAAATATTGTttggttcaaaaaaaagaatgtttggTTCTGAATAAAATCATCTATAAATTTACATACTTGATCTTCGCGCGATATTTTTGGCTTAGATAACAGCaagaatatattaaattagtttacaaaaaaaaaatatattaaatgccAAAATAGAGTAcacaatttaattttgtaaataatattccCTCAGTTTCgcgaaaaaaaaacttaaagtatatataatttaacaaaaaaaaacttaaaatatgtataaattacatttttatgtAACAATAAAAAAGCGTcaagataacaatttttgtgatatagaaaaaaatataaaaaagtacaGTACTTTAGTTTGATCTATAAGATGTGGAAAACCAAGAATATTAAACTTGCTGGTGATGCCCAGATGGCTTAAAAGAagacaaacatttttttgtgtAGTTAATTCTCAAGCATCATCCATAACTAGTGACCAAAAGGCTCACAAAGACTTCATAATAGAAACTTCAACAATAGCATTAACTAATCACCACCTAACTATTCAAGTTGAACAACAACTTCACAAGAAGGAGAGCATCTCCTCAATCTCAAGAGTTTCATGGAAATGTTTGACTCTTCGTTCATTCTCCTACGACGCAAACACATCTTAAACTTCCTGAGCACCGCGGAGTTCTCAAGTAAGTACTTCACTAGTTCTATTTCAGTTACCGCTCCTCTTATCGGTGTTTTTATCTCAACGCACTCCAGGGATGATCTTAAACATACTGGaactgatgatgatgagaaaACATGTAGTTCCTCCATCCTAAGATAACTCAACGCCTGCAATATATAAAACCATTCAAGAAATATAGACGTGAATAAAAaccataaataatataaaaggtAAAGTTTCATCACCAAGACAAGGGATTTGAGATTTGGACAGATCTGAAGAATGTTTGGCAAAGTTCTCAAATCAGAGCTATACAAGACCGCATGTAATCTGATCAAGTAAGGAAACTGAGGCACTGGTTCATGTTTCAAGTAGAGACATATTCCCTGCAAACACATTAAAAAAACTTTTCATTCAAAATGCTCAATTAATCAAATCCATTGACAGACACataatgtaaatatatgttttataccTCTAAAGTTGTTTGACTTATAGTCATGTCCCTTACGCTCGAGAGCATGGTGAAGAAACTTCTCATTACACTTCTCTTTGAGGAGCTTGTAGTCATGTCCGGTACGCTCGAGCGCTTGGCAAAGCTGACATCAATGTCTACCTTGGCGGATGAACTTAAATTGCTTATTACATAACTTGTGAACTGGTTATCTCTCAGTCTCAAATTGTTGAGTCCAGGAGCATCAATCACAACAACCCTAAAATCTCTGTACCAACACTTTCTACCATCGAGATCAACCACAAGACTCTTTAATGACTTGGAACAAACTCGTAAAACCCTAAGGTCGTACTCTGTATCTCTGTTTCTAACAACTGTTAACTCTTCAAGAACCGGGCAAGATGAGATAAGCTTCTCAAGAAAAGCATTGCTAGTGTAAACGTTGCCAACTAAATGCATGATCTTGAGACAAGGTAGAGAAACATTCTCGGAATCAGCCAATGACACGTTACAGAGTTTCAAGGATACTATAGTCTCACAGGTGTAGATGCTTAGTGGCATCATCTCCACAATCCAAGGATATAAGAATGTTATATCTAGATGTTGAACTTTACGTGTAACTGCACTGTTGATCCATTTTGTCATCAAATAAGACGGTTCATTAGAGAtatcttgaatatttttcccaaagttaaaagataatttcaACAACTCATTAGAGATATCTTGAATAGTTCTCACAGAGCCGAAAGCAAGTTTGAGCTTGTGTAAGCATGATGAGCCATCTAGAAACCAAGAGGTGAAGCTCGCCAAGGCGGTGAAGTTAGGGAAATCATCAGTATGCAAATCCAAGAGAGGTATCGAAAGCCAGATAGTTCTCCATCTGGTAGACAGAACACTAGTCATAATACCTGTCTTTGTAGGAACATGAGAGAGTATCTCACACAGCAAGTCATCAGGTAAGAAGCTTATCCTGTCCTCTTCGGTTCTGCAACATGATGTTCCTCTCTCGCTCATTGTTTTGCTTCACGTTCAGACACAAGATCTGCATCACAGTACGAAACTGAAAGGTTAACACAACAAGCTATTTGAATCTTAAGTTAATATGCTTATATATAGGCAACATTGTTCCAGAGTAAAGTGAGCATGAATAAATTCTAAAGTAGAGCAGGAAAGAAATCTAAGCAGGAGAAACTTAGAGAACAAGAAATGTCGCTTAATGGATTTAGGGTTCATGGTTTTCTGAAATTATTTAGACAAGTGTAGAGTAAGATTATAGAACAAGTAAGGTCTCACTGTGGAGCTCTCTCGTTGCCTCTCAGATTCACTAGTAGCTTCAGCAGATACGTCTTCTAGGGTTTggatttcaaaatattgtttggTTCCGAAAGAATCATCTTTACATTTATTTAGATACGTAATCCTTTTTTTTCGCGCGAGAATGTTGGCTTTGATAATATCAAgaacatatctatattattaaaagagaagtacactttaaaaatGCCTCTTAGTTTTTCAAGTtatttacaatggcatgccactgagaatattaattaaactttctataaaaatgtttgtcttaaccagtttattaaatgtgtctttatcactttattttttatagatagtttttattttattgcttgtctttttcagtttagttaatgtgttgtcctaaaacaaaatttaacttctcttatattaaataaatttcgaaattatatatttgttatcataaaaaaatctaagatattaatttcgaaattatttattgtcgtaaaataaaatttaacttccattctctattaaaataatttcaagataAAATTGAATTTCCCTTTTCATCTAAACCAATGTTTATTCACCTCACATAGAGCTAGGTCtcaataaatctaaaaaaatatcgTATGAATAAATTTTCTACCTTAATGTTATATGTATAGTTTCAACTTTTtctcatatataacattaagaTGTACCTGtataaaaatcagtgtaaatcattaatctatgtaaaatattaccggtctacatatatatatttatctatgtTTACGCTTCCAACCAACTACACAAATCGACTGTTGTTaacctttctcaaaaaaaaaaaaaaaaacaaatcgatTTTTCTTATGCTTTCACAACAAACCAAATCAATCATTTTAGAacacaaacaaaatatctttattACTCTATCAAATCTATaatcaatatcaaatattaattaactttAATATAGTGACATGATTTTCGCTAACTATCTATATTTagctaataaataataaattatatatgtttttttccaGTAAAATCTGTTTAACTGAACTTGCAGAGtactcaatattaaatataagattaaGTAAATGGTTAAGAATGAGGCAATTGCCTATATTCTTGCTAACTACATTTTTTTTAGGAAACAATTGATTTGCTTTATTTCAAAAGAGATTTTTATTACTCCATACCTTGATGagtaaagaaaaaacatcagATTCACAAAGATAAAACATTAGACCTTcgattaatgagttttgaaatCGTCATCGCCATGGGAAAACACCGAAGTCGagatatttctttttcattcttcacaaattttttctaaacaccgaacggttacaaaacaaaattgtcgGTTAGAATAAGAGAGGGGTCATGAACCACTAGACCAACTTAATTTGATCTAAAACACTATGGCcctaacaaaaaatgtaataacaatgagccgattaaattgatttatatatgactCAAAGTCATTTATTTCAacgtattttaaattaactaaattgatttatatatttcatatataatctatcattgttcattttaagctttctttatataataaaaaatatttttcacacatttgattgttttctaaaaactcaaaaagaactCAATGTATCACAAGTAACTattaacaaatacatcatttagtgtaaatcaaaaattaaaaaataaaataaacatccGTCCGGTCGGACGGGTCATGGTCTAGTTAAATACATGCCAAAAACACAGTACATAGTTTAGTTATTTAAATAGTACTCCTTTCCTCTGTTTCAaagtaattatatgttttccaattttctcatatattaataaaacatactaaattttagtttataaatgtATAGTTTTGTGATTATCTATTTTCTACAATTCCATATCAATAAGaattcaagaaatgcaattaatatatttaagtttatatataGTTAGTAATTATTAGTTGATGAtatactaaaaatgaatattGCTACTGTCAATTTAATAGTGGCGTTGTAatacttaaaatttaaatgtagaGGACCAGTCCACACTATTTCTTTATCAGTTCTCTATTTAGTTAAAACAATAatgagattttgattttaagGATAACATAAAAATCAAGTAAAACAACTTGAGTGATGgattcaaattattaaaaaagcCGACCTAGGGTGAATGAAACGAGTGAGATCAATCGCAAACCAAACAACTATTCAGACTCAATTTAGGATGAGTCTTGAACTCGGATGGTTAGAACAATACACTGTCGGGTAAATGCTCCTTTCACTGATCAGTCTCAGCAGCCTACTCCAAATTTAAAATGACTCCAAACGAATTAGACAGACTCGATAAAAGACTGAAAACTCTTTGaaacatatttataattatGTCAAAAACACTATATATCAGTTCATAAAAAAAtctattgaaaatacaaaaaaacttattttttaaaacaattttttttctaaaacatgaaaCGAAATAAGTGAATAGTTTTATTGTGTTATCTATTTTTTATACTCCtaatcaataataaaattaatattttaaaaatttacaattaatcattataagttaacaaaaatgagtagaaatacaaaaaaaaaatgtatcctTTTGAACCATTTTtctcctaaaacatacatctttataGAACAGAATgaataacaaatatttaaagTACTTTTATTTgatctataaattataatatgtgGAAAATCAAGAATAACTTGGTGATGGTGCAGAGATAGCTTAAGAGAAGACAAACAAAGCTGTATAGTTTTATAGAATTCTCAAGTATCATCCATAACTaaatgaaaaatccaaatgCAGTCTAACAAACCAGCTTGAAAATGCTACTCTTGAATCTGATCATTTAAGTAGGATTTGACACATGCCAGATGGCCTGGGCAATGCAAGGAGATCCCTCAACATGTAAAACCCTTCTTCTGTGATGAATGAATATAAAGAAAACAGATTCCTGGAAAGTCCATGAGTTGTGAATGTCATTACCAGGCTACCAGCACAAGGACGCGTTGGCAGCATTACCAGACATGACCTCAAAAGCTTGcttactaatattatttttcatcagACCTATCTCAACTGAAGTAGTATTCAATTTTCGAAACCATAGTAAAATCCAGTCCTGATTCCTTCTtcacaaaagaaacaaactgaaatataaattaactccaaccaaaccgaaccgaaaaattGATTGCTATGAGTTTACTGTCTACTATGCAACTACTACTTAGGATACTGAAAAGTAAAAACATCACATATTCTCAAACCATAGTTAAAATCCAATTCTTGTTCTTAAAATTGAAACTGCAAGTGTTACAAAAAGTTGTAGTATCTAATCATAGTTTGAGAGAAGTCTCTTCTCGTAACTCTTCAAGTTGAACAACAACTTCACAAGAAGGAGAGCATCTGCTCAGTCTCAAGCGTTCCATCAAGATTTTTGACTCTTCCTTCTTTCTCCCACAGCGCAAACACATATTAAACTTCTTGAGCACCGCCGAGTTCTCCAGGAAGTACTTCACTAGTTCTATTTCCGCAACAGCTCCGCTTATCGGTGTTTTTATCTCAACGTACTCCAGGGATGATCTTAAACATACTGGAACTGATGACGATGAGGAAAAAAGTGGTTCCTCCTTCTTAAGATTACTCAACTCCTGCATATAAAACCATTCAAGAAATATAGATGAGTTATAACATCTATATATGTGAACAAAAaccataaataatataaaaggtAAAGTTTCATCACCAAGACAAGGGATTTGAGATTTGGACAGCACTCAAGAATGTTTGGCAACTTCCCCAGATCAGAGTTATACAAGATCACATGTAATCTGATCAAGTAAGGAAACTGAGGCTCTGGTTTATGTTTCAAGTTGAGACATACGCCCTGCAAACACATTAAAAAACTTTTCATTCAAATGCTCAATTAGTCAAATCCATTGACACACACATAatgtaaatatatgtatacCTCTAAAGTTGTTTGACTTATAGTCATGTCCCTTACGCTCGAGAGCATGGTGAAGAAACTTCTCATTACACTTCTCTTTGAGGAGCTTGTAGTCATGTCCCGTACGAGCATTGTGTATAAACTTCTCATTCTCACTGCACTTCTCACTACActtcttttcaaattaaaaCTGACATCAATGTCTACCTTGGCAGATGAACCTAAATTGCTTATTACATAAATTGTGAACTGGTTATCTTTAAGTCTCAAATTGTTGAGTCCAGGAGCATCAATCACAACAACCCTAAAATCTTTGAACACATTCTCTCTACCATCGAGATCAACCACAAGACTCTTTAATGACTTGGAACAAACTTGTAAAACCCTAAGGTTGTACTCTGTATCTCTGTTTCTAACAACTAACTCTTCAAGAACCGGGCAAGATGAGATAAGCTTCTCCAGAAAGGCATCATTAGTGTAAACGTTGCCTACTAAACGCATGATTTTGAGACGAGGTAGAGAAAAATTCTCCGAATCAGCCAATGACACGTTACAGAGTTTCAAGGATACTAGAGTCTCACAGGTGTAAATGCATCGTGGCATCTTCATCATGCCTACAATCCAACGAGCTAAGATATCTTTTGTAGGATATAAGATATCTACATGTTGAACTTTACGTGTAACTGCATTGTTGATCCATTGCGTCATCAAATAAGCGGGATTACTAGAGATATCTCGAATAGTTCCCGTAAAGTTAAAAGCTAATCTCATAAACTCATTAGAGATATCTCGAATAGGTCTCCCAGAGCCGAAAGCAAGTTTGAACTCTTGCAAGCATGATGGGCCATCTAGAAAACGGGAGATGAAGCTCGCCAAGGCGGTGAAGTTAGGGAAATAATCAGTGTCCAAATCCAAGAGAGGTATCGAAAGCCAGATAGTTCTCCATCTGGTAGACAGAACACTAGTCATAACGCCTGTCTTTGTAGGAACATGAGAGAGTATCTCACACAGCAAGTGATCAGGTAAGAAGCTTATCCTGTCCTCTTCGGTTCTGCAACCTGGTGTTATTCTCTCGCTCATTGTTTTGCCTCACGTTCAGACACAAGATCTGCATCACAGTACGAAAACTTAAAGGTTAATACACAAGCTATTTGAATCTCAAGTTAATATGCTTATACATAGGCAACATTGTTCAGAGTAAAGTGAGCAAGAATACATTCAAAAGTAGAGCAGAGAAGAAATCTAAGCAGGAGAAACTTAGAGAACAAGCAATATAGCTTAATGGATTAGGGTTTCGAATTTATATAGAGAAGTGTATAGTTAGATTGTTGAACAAGAAAAGTCTCACCGCACTAGAGCTCTCTCGCTGCCTCTCAGATTCATTAGCAGCTTCAGCAGATTCGTTCTAGGGTAGTTGTTTGGTTCCGAAGAATCCTTTTTACATTTATATCCGTGATCTCTTTTCCCTCGATATTTTTGGCTTagagtttttttctaaaaaggcCATTATATTACTGCTTGGGGTGGTTTGGGCTTATGGCTTAGATAATAGCAAGATcaagaataatataaaaaaaaaggatcaaGAATAATAGCAAAAATTCAATACATGATTTAATTCTCTACATAATATTCTTTCTGTATCAATTTCaatggtttttaaattttttttattttgtttcaaaataagtgatgttctcactaatTTAGGTAAATTTTAATGTCATTTGAAAGTTATGACCAATTACAAAGtactgtattttttttaatttgttgaacatgtattatttaaaaatacttttatgcaATCAAGATAAAtcacataaaattttgtaatttcttaatttttgtgaaaaaaactttaaaaccaCTTAAAATGATACAGTAGAAATATCAAATATGTTAATTCGGTCAAATGCATGGATGAAAATGATAGAAAGAAATATCATTAAAAAGTTGACAATTATTCACTTaccttataaatattaaaatatt
This portion of the Raphanus sativus cultivar WK10039 unplaced genomic scaffold, ASM80110v3 Scaffold0601, whole genome shotgun sequence genome encodes:
- the LOC130502601 gene encoding putative F-box/FBD/LRR-repeat protein At5g22670, with amino-acid sequence MSERITPGCRTEEDRISFLPDHLLCEILSHVPTKTGVMTSVLSTRWRTIWLSIPLLDLDTDYFPNFTALASFISRFLDGPSCLQEFKLAFGSGRPIRDISNEFMRLAFNFTGTIRDISSNPAYLMTQWINNAVTRKVQHVDILYPTKDILARWIVGMMKMPRCIYTCETLVSLKLCNVSLADSENFSLPRLKIMRLVGNVYTNDAFLEKLISSCPVLEELVVRNRDTEYNLRVLQVCSKSLKSLVVDLDGRENVFKDFRVVVIDAPGLNNLRLKDNQFTIYVISNLGSSAKVDIDVSFNLKRSVVRSAVRMRSLYTMLVRDMTTSSSKRSVMRSFFTMLSSVRDMTISQTTLEGVCLNLKHKPEPQFPYLIRLHVILYNSDLGKLPNILECCPNLKSLVLELSNLKKEEPLFSSSSSVPVCLRSSLEYVEIKTPISGAVAEIELVKYFLENSAVLKKFNMCLRCGRKKEESKILMERLRLSRCSPSCEVVVQLEELREETSLKL
- the LOC108845554 gene encoding putative F-box/FBD/LRR-repeat protein At5g22670 isoform X1, with the protein product MSERGTSCCRTEEDRISFLPDDLLCEILSHVPTKTGIMTSVLSTRWRTIWLSIPLLDLHTDDFPNFTALASFTSWFLDGSSCLHKLKLAFGSVRTIQDISNELLKLSFNFGKNIQDISNEPSYLMTKWINSAVTRKVQHLDITFLYPWIVEMMPLSIYTCETIVSLKLCNVSLADSENVSLPCLKIMHLVGNVYTSNAFLEKLISSCPVLEELTVVRNRDTEYDLRVLRVCSKSLKSLVVDLDGRKCWYRDFRVVVIDAPGLNNLRLRDNQFTSYVISNLSSSAKVDIDVSFAKRSSVPDMTTSSSKRSVMRSFFTMLSSVRDMTISQTTLEGICLYLKHEPVPQFPYLIRLHAVLYSSDLRTLPNILQICPNLKSLVLALSYLRMEELHVFSSSSVPVCLRSSLECVEIKTPIRGAVTEIELVKYLLENSAVLRKFKMCLRRRRMNEESNISMKLLRLRRCSPSCEVVVQLE
- the LOC130502602 gene encoding putative F-box/FBD/LRR-repeat protein At5g22670, coding for MSERGVACRRRTGEDKISFLPDHLLCEILSDVPTKTAVMTSVLSTRWRNIWLCIPLLDLHTDDFPNFTAFASFISTFLDFSKGSSCLHKLKLDLNFGRRRPIQDISSESSSWDLAFARGYLDPYYLITMWIDIAATRKVQHLDIFLHPWNLKIIPLSIYTCETLVSLKLRNVSLADSEYVSLPCLKTLHLVDNTYASDALLEKLISSCPVLEDLTFVRKGNTEYDFDILRVRSQSLKSLVVVLNGKEWWYKACRVAVIDAPGLSYLSLQDKQLACYVISNLRSPDKVNIDISFEVDSDLANLIGSSKKSVVRSFFTMLSNVRDMTISQTTLEGIWLYLKHEQLPLFPYLIRLHAVLHNSDLGNLPNLLESCPNLKSIVLELKEFRKEGLLIFSSSVPECLRSSLEYVETRRPIGGVVSEIELVKYFLENSAVLKKFKMCLRRGRMNEESNILMELLRLRRCSPSCEVVVDLEELGEEACQSMKRYYNFF
- the LOC108845815 gene encoding histone deacetylase HDT2, coding for MEFWGVEVLAGKSVKVKPDFETLIHVSQASLDKGKKGETALLYVTVDGKKLVMGTLSQGNIPQISFDLVFEKEFELSHSLESGSVHFVGYKSPNMPEDEEDFSDSEEEEEAAAVPAAVTVKADSKPKAKPAEAVKPESDDDDDDESGEEDDSEEDGSDSEKGMDVDEDDSEDEDDSEDEDDETPKKPVVSNKKRPNESAASKASLSAKKAKPATPHPAKKGGKSPVNANQSPKSGGQSPSGAGSNKKQFNSGKQFGSNNKGKGKGKGRA
- the LOC108845554 gene encoding putative F-box/FBD/LRR-repeat protein At5g22670 isoform X2, with protein sequence MSERGTSCCRTEEDRISFLPDDLLCEILSHVPTKTGIMTSVLSTRWRTIWLSIPLLDLHTDDFPNFTALASFTSWFLDGSSCLHKLKLAFGSVRTIQDISNELLKLSFNFGKNIQDISNEPSYLMTKWINSAVTRKVQHLDITFLYPWIVEMMPLSIYTCETIVSLKLCNVSLADSENVSLPCLKIMHLVGNVYTSNAFLEKLISSCPVLEELTVVRNRDTEYDLRVLRVCSKSLKSLVVDLDGRKCWYRDFRVVVIDAPGLNNLRLRDNQFTSYVISNLSSSAKVDIDVSFAKRSSVPDMTTSSSKRSVMRSFFTMLSSVRDMTISQTTLEGICLYLKHEPVPQFPYLIRLHAVLYSSDLRTLPNILQICPNLKSLVLDGGTTCFLIIISSSMFKIIPGVR